The following proteins are co-located in the Pedobacter frigiditerrae genome:
- the traF gene encoding conjugal transfer protein TraF, with amino-acid sequence MNRIFNLCLLVLLSSNYVFSQNNLGPRLSAMGMNGAAVKDLWSLEGNPCGITDIKSSSLAINYSKFLFDSELSKQAVAFVIPFKNNYVGASFQRYGISEYNEIKGGIALAKRFGDKLSIALKGNYHQIKINNYGATTGFSIDVGAMYDYNEVLTFGASINNPSKQKFSTKAVEAIIPTTVQIGAAYKASSKILIATSISKDLDKPIDVGLGLEYKVVELISLRAGLTAKPFKQYVGFGLNYKKLMMDIVVESDPYLGYTPQIALAYAF; translated from the coding sequence ATGAACAGAATATTTAACCTTTGCTTGTTAGTCCTTCTGAGCAGTAATTACGTCTTCTCTCAGAACAATTTGGGACCAAGACTCTCTGCTATGGGGATGAATGGTGCTGCAGTTAAAGACCTATGGAGCTTGGAAGGAAATCCATGTGGCATCACGGATATCAAATCTTCATCGCTTGCAATTAATTATTCAAAATTCTTATTTGACAGTGAGTTAAGTAAACAAGCAGTAGCGTTTGTTATTCCTTTTAAGAACAATTACGTAGGTGCAAGTTTTCAGCGATATGGGATAAGCGAATACAACGAGATAAAAGGCGGAATAGCTTTGGCAAAACGGTTTGGAGATAAGTTGTCAATCGCTTTAAAAGGCAATTATCATCAAATAAAAATTAACAATTACGGTGCGACGACAGGTTTCTCGATAGATGTTGGAGCAATGTATGATTATAATGAGGTTTTAACTTTTGGAGCGAGCATCAACAATCCGTCGAAACAAAAATTTAGTACAAAAGCCGTCGAAGCTATTATCCCAACCACAGTACAAATCGGCGCCGCGTATAAAGCCTCTAGTAAAATACTGATAGCAACATCAATTTCTAAAGATTTAGATAAACCTATAGATGTTGGATTGGGATTAGAATACAAAGTAGTTGAACTAATTAGTCTGAGAGCAGGATTAACTGCCAAACCTTTTAAACAATATGTTGGATTCGGCTTAAACTATAAAAAGTTGATGATGGATATCGTAGTTGAAAGCGACCCATATCTAGGTTATACACCTCAAATTGCATTGGCTTATGCGTTTTAA